A genomic window from Glycine max cultivar Williams 82 chromosome 17, Glycine_max_v4.0, whole genome shotgun sequence includes:
- the LOC100783788 gene encoding Hydroxyproline O-arabinosyltransferase 1-like, whose amino-acid sequence MGCGNLFFTILITFSVALITYNIIISANAPLKQDFPGPSRPSIKVDPLIKMPLHRKSSSSEESKKRLLFHTAVTASDSVYNTWQCRVMYYWFKKVRDEGGDESGMGGFTRILHSGKPDQFMDEIPTFVAQPLPAGMDQGYIVLNRPWAFVQWLQQADIKEDYILMSEPDHIIVKPIPNLARDGLGAAFPFFYIEPKKYETVLRKYFPKEKGPISNIDPIGNSPVIVGKEFLKKIAPTWMNVSLAMKKDPETDKAFGWVLEMYAYAVASALHGVRNILHKDFMIQPPWDKEIGKTYIIHYTYGCDYTMKGELTYGKIGEWRFDKRSYDKVAPPKNLTLPPPGVPESVVTLVKMVNEATANIPNWWS is encoded by the exons ATGGGGTGTGGCAATTTATTCTTCACAATTCTGATAACTTTCTCAGTGGCACTCATAACATACAATATCATAATCTCAGCCAATGCCCCTCTCAAGCAGGACTTCCCGGGGCCCTCACGCCCTTCCATCAAGGTGGATCCTCTCATCAAGATGCCACTGCACAGAAAATCATCATCCTCGGAGGAATCGAAGAAGAGGTTGTTGTTCCACACTGCTGTCACTGCCTCTGACTCTGTCTACAACACGTGGCAGTGCAGGGTGATGTACTATTGGTTCAAGAAGGTAAGGGATGAAGGAGGAGATGAATCTGGGATGGGGGGGTTCACTAGGATCCTGCACTCCGGGAAGCCGGACCAGTTCATGGATGAGATCCCCACTTTTGTTGCTCAGCCTTTGCCTGCTGGAATGGATCAG GGTTACATAGTCCTTAACAGACCATGGGCATTTGTGCAGTGGCTTCAACAAGCAGATATTAAAGAAGA TTACATATTGATGTCAGAGCCAGACCATATAATTGTCAAACCTATACCCAACTTAGCCAGAGATGGGCTAGGAGCTGCGTTCCCTTTCTTTTACATTGAGCCTAAGAAGTATGAAACAGTGCTAAGGAAGTACTTTCCTAAGGAGAAGGGACCAATATCCAATATTGATCCAATTGGGAATTCACCTGTTATTGTTGGGAAG GAATTCCTCAAGAAAATTGCTCCCACTTGGATGAATGTTTCTCTGGCAATGAAGAAGGATCCTGAAACTGATAAAGCTTTTGGATGGGTGcttgaaat GTATGCTTATGCTGTTGCATCTGCTCTTCATGGTGTTCGTAACATATTACACAAGGACTTCATGATTCAG CCTCCATGGGACAAAGAAATTGGCAAGACATACATAATTCACTACACTTATGGCTGTGACTATACAATGAAG GGTGAGCTGACCTATGGaaagattggagaatggagatttGATAAAAGATCTTATGATAAAGTTGCTCCCCCAAAGAATCTGACATTGCCACCACCTGGTGTTCCAGAAAGTGTG GTGACTCTCGTAAAAATGGTGAATGAAGCTACAGCAAATATTCCAAATTGGTGGTCATAG
- the LOC102661662 gene encoding uncharacterized protein, which yields MQNGINRQKSLKEKLKSSLCCFSGTVHSDPLERGEGGFFYDKLRIPKTPISPQGSTSSSWFKIMSPTSTNFGDPHPRVRGRSLKSRMGRKLLHHRQSQSADFSYDPSSYALNFEDDSPQEFPFRNFSSRLPSSPSPVDYSTGGKEIVGYG from the coding sequence ATGCAAAACGGGATTAACCGGCAAAAATCCCTGAAGGAGAAACTGAAATCTTCGCTATGTTGTTTCTCCGGAACCGTTCATAGCGACCCATTGGAGCGAGGAGAAGGAGGGTTCTTCTACGACAAACTACGCATACCAAAAACACCGATTTCTCCACAGGGGTCCACGTCATCCTCGTGGTTCAAGATAATGTCACCGACGAGCACCAATTTCGGTGACCCGCATCCACGTGTCAGGGGGCGGAGCCTGAAGTCGAGGATGGGCCGCAAGCTCCTCCACCACCGTCAGTCGCAGTCCGCTGACTTCAGCTACGACCCTTCAAGCTACGCGCTCAATTTCGAGGACGACAGCCCCCAAGAATTTCCCTTCAGGAACTTCAGCTCGCGGCTGCCATCCTCGCCCTCGCCGGTGGATTACTCCACCGGCGGCAAGGAGATTGTTGGGTACGGTTAA